The genomic interval AGTAATCAAAAATTCAACTCCTTTATTTTGAATTCTTCCTGCGTTTACCAGTTTGCTACTTACACCTGATTCTGCTGCAAGTACCAAGACTCAATATTTCATTTTTTGTAATTTTATTATAAACAGCAACATCAATACCTAAGCGATTGTTGAAAAAGCGTACATCCGCACCAAATTCAACCTCACGCGCCAGCCTGTTTTTCAAACCATAGTTTGGTAAAGTATTTCCGTTAAAACCAGATCTATTAATAATCTGATTATTATAATCTACATAAGTTCCCTGAGGAAGGTAATTACCTGTCGAGTTAGTAGACCATGCATCAGTATCACCACCAGTATAACCTAAGCTACCGCGTAACTTACCAAATGACAACCATGTAGGTAACGTTTTAAACGTTTCAGTTGCTATCCATGATAAACCTACTGATGGGTAAGAATAAGTATAATCTCCGCTTCCGTCAGCATAGGTGAGTGTTGAAGACCAGTCATTACGAATACTTGCACTTAATGTTAATGCATCTTTATAAGTAACATCACCATAAGCATAAACCGCATCAATACGTTTTGAAGGAGTTAATCTATTTTCGTAGACGAGCGGGTTAACTGTATTGGCAACAGTAAATACGTCAGGAACGCGTAACCCTCCATCTGTTCTTGCACGGAAATAACGTCCTCCAATCAATCTGTTGGTTTCACCACCTACGTTAAAAGTAAGATTGAAATCTTTATTCAACTGACGGTTAAGCATTAAAAGTGCCTGGAAACGGGACTGGCTTTTGTTTTCTGTATATTCTCCATACTCACCCCCAGCAAATCCTACACCTGATCCACGATCCTGATTATTACCTGTATACAATTCAGTCTGAACATTACCACGAACCAGGAATGACAGCCAGTCTGTGATTTTACCGTTCAAGTCAATATTTCCACGGAAAATCTTTTCGTTACGCTGTTGTTTGAATTGAAATGTCTGGAACATAAAGTCTGTAACATTGTACGGATCATTTGTACCCTGACGACGGCCGCCAACAACAGGATCAAGATAATTTTTTGACCAGTAATCAATATCCATAGAACGTGGACGGTTGTATACAAAACGGAATACCGGATTGTAATTACCTCCCTGACGAATCGGATTTACCATATCATTGTCGGTATAATCCGCACTAACATCAAGGCTAAGGATTTTACCGATTTTTTGTGTTCCTCTGATGTTGAAGTTGTTTCTCTTCAATTCAGTACCAGCCGGCATGATGGAAGTATTTTTCAAAGTAGAGAAAGACGCACGGAAAGAACTGCGGTCATTTCCACCTTCAATAGCTACACTATGATTGATATACTTTCCTGTCTGGAAAAATTTCAAAGGATCATTTGCCTTGTAAG from Dyadobacter sp. NIV53 carries:
- a CDS encoding SusC/RagA family TonB-linked outer membrane protein, with product MRQKSTSLKRLVILLLLLTGSTWSIAQDRKAVTGVVTDKDQNPIPGASYLVKGTNNGGATDANGKFTVNVSSNTSILVVSSIGFLVREVEIGTASQLSIILDEDNKNLNEVVITGFGVPTETRKLAYSAQTIQGQDLTRTNNANFVNALQGKVAGVMINQGTGGPMSSSRIRIRGNASLSPNTQPLFVVDGVLIRPGTSGADSWGAGQDFGNIMKNINPDNIESMTVLKGSAASSLYGSEALNGVVVVQTKKGRSDKGLGVTYNHTSSFESAYKFLDLQNRYGAGMDGKFVTGADGVNEIDRANFPWSYGPEMQGQQVRDLDGRMVAYKANDPLKFFQTGKYINHSVAIEGGNDRSSFRASFSTLKNTSIMPAGTELKRNNFNIRGTQKIGKILSLDVSADYTDNDMVNPIRQGGNYNPVFRFVYNRPRSMDIDYWSKNYLDPVVGGRRQGTNDPYNVTDFMFQTFQFKQQRNEKIFRGNIDLNGKITDWLSFLVRGNVQTELYTGNNQDRGSGVGFAGGEYGEYTENKSQSRFQALLMLNRQLNKDFNLTFNVGGETNRLIGGRYFRARTDGGLRVPDVFTVANTVNPLVYENRLTPSKRIDAVYAYGDVTYKDALTLSASIRNDWSSTLTYADGSGDYTYSYPSVGLSWIATETFKTLPTWLSFGKLRGSLGYTGGDTDAWSTNSTGNYLPQGTYVDYNNQIINRSGFNGNTLPNYGLKNRLAREVEFGADVRFFNNRLGIDVAVYNKITKNEILSLGTCSRIRCK